A stretch of the Capsicum annuum cultivar UCD-10X-F1 chromosome 8, UCD10Xv1.1, whole genome shotgun sequence genome encodes the following:
- the LOC124886584 gene encoding ankyrin repeat-containing protein NPR4-like translates to MDTEKRLYEATVVGDVRVLQELLQQDTLLLDRLTLTCFNETPLHIAALRGHIEFVRLILAQNPQLAVELDSRKSSALHIASAKGNLQIIEMLLVVNSEMSLACDRDGRNPLHFAAIKGQVEAVKELMHVMPRAALGTTTNGETILHLCVKHNQLEVLKLLMDIKWCWVPSI, encoded by the coding sequence ATGGATACTGAGAAGAGACTCTATGAAGCTACAGTTGTAGGAGATGTTAGAGTTTTACAAGAATTACTTCAACAAGATACTTTGCTTCTTGATAGACTTACTCTAACTTGCTTCAATGAAACTCCTTTGCACATAGCAGCACTGCGTGGGCATATCGAGTTTGTGAGGTTAATTCTGGCTCAAAATCCTCAGCTTGCTGTTGAATTGGATTCGAGAAAGTCATCTGCTCTTCACATAGCTTCGGCCAAAGGGAACCTACAGATCATCGAAATGTTGTTAGTGGTGAATTCTGAAATGAGCCTTGCTTGTGATCGCGATGGTAGAAATCCTCTACATTTTGCAGCCATCAAAGGTCAAGTTGAAGCCGTCAAAGAACTGATGCATGTCATGCCTCGTGCAGCTCTTGGAACAACGACAAATGGAGAAACTATTTTGCATTTGTGTGTGAAGCATAATCAGCTGGAGGTTCTCAAGTTGCTAATGGATATTAAATGGTGTTGGGTTcctagtatatga